Proteins found in one Fodinibius saliphilus genomic segment:
- a CDS encoding Glu/Leu/Phe/Val dehydrogenase dimerization domain-containing protein, translating to MESTTIAKDTDADISENFPLFGKLQNYEHEQIVICSEPSLGLKAIIAVHDTTLGPALGGVRMWPYNNEQEAIRDVLRLSRGMTYKAAISGLNLGGGKAVIIGDPRKEKNESLFRAFGRYVDSLGGRYITAEDVGINVQNMEWVRMETKYVSGLPKSIGGSGDPSPVTAYGVYQGMKASAQKAYGSDSLEGKRIAIQGAGHVSSHLANFLSKEGAELFICDIYEDKVNAVAEETGAEVVDPDAIYGLDVDIFSPCALGGVVNDDTMDQFKCDIIAGAANNVLDDEDKHGKMLLENDILYAPDYVINAGGLINVASELEGYNEERAHKQASKIYDTILDILNYSEDNETPTFVASNILAEKRINNVGQIHNIYTSDSKFSGHIGELYKNNV from the coding sequence ATGGAATCAACTACAATAGCCAAAGATACAGATGCCGATATTAGTGAAAATTTCCCGCTATTTGGCAAGCTGCAAAATTATGAACATGAACAAATTGTCATTTGCTCTGAACCCAGCTTAGGGCTCAAAGCCATTATCGCTGTTCATGATACTACCCTTGGCCCTGCTCTCGGCGGCGTTCGCATGTGGCCCTATAACAATGAACAGGAAGCGATCCGCGATGTACTTCGACTTTCTCGCGGTATGACCTATAAAGCAGCTATCTCGGGACTTAATCTCGGCGGGGGAAAAGCCGTTATTATCGGGGATCCCCGAAAAGAAAAAAATGAAAGCCTTTTTCGTGCTTTCGGTCGCTATGTTGACAGTCTCGGGGGACGCTATATCACGGCGGAAGACGTTGGTATCAACGTACAGAATATGGAGTGGGTACGTATGGAAACTAAATATGTGTCGGGGCTTCCTAAATCAATTGGGGGAAGCGGCGACCCCTCTCCTGTTACAGCCTATGGGGTATATCAGGGAATGAAGGCGAGTGCACAAAAGGCATATGGCTCTGACTCACTCGAAGGTAAAAGAATTGCTATTCAAGGTGCAGGCCATGTAAGCTCTCATCTAGCAAATTTCCTCAGCAAAGAGGGTGCAGAACTTTTCATCTGCGATATCTACGAAGATAAAGTTAATGCTGTGGCCGAAGAAACCGGTGCTGAAGTAGTAGATCCGGATGCTATCTATGGACTGGATGTGGATATCTTCAGTCCCTGTGCACTGGGCGGTGTAGTTAATGATGATACTATGGATCAATTTAAGTGTGATATCATTGCCGGCGCTGCGAATAATGTGCTTGATGATGAAGATAAACACGGCAAGATGCTGCTCGAAAATGATATTCTCTATGCTCCCGACTATGTTATCAATGCGGGTGGACTTATTAATGTAGCTAGCGAACTTGAAGGCTATAACGAAGAACGAGCCCACAAACAGGCATCTAAAATTTATGATACTATTTTGGACATCCTGAACTATTCCGAGGATAACGAAACGCCTACTTTTGTAGCTTCCAACATCCTTGCTGAAAAACGCATTAATAATGTGGGACAGATCCACAACATCTACACTTCTGACAGTAAGTTTTCGGGCCATATAGGAGAACTCTACAAGAACAATGTGTAG